One genomic region from Rhizobium rosettiformans encodes:
- a CDS encoding malonate--CoA ligase yields the protein MPNPLYDALFSPGRESDRTFLITANGETIRYRDFHALASRQANVLVKAGLEPGDRLAVQVEKTPEALAVYAACVMAGIVLLPLNTAYTMTEIDYFISDSGARVVVCDPGMADGLKQRDITVLTLDAAGMGTLSERAERELPTFSVVERGGEDLAALLYTSGTTGRSKGAMLSHANLLSNAKTLAELWRFQSDDVLLHALPIFHTHGLFVACNVTLMAQAAMIFLPKFDLSSMLQLIPKATVLMGVPTFYTRLLADKRFTRDLVSHMRLFVSGSAPLLAETHVDFEARTAHRILERYGMTETNMSVSNPYDGERRPGTVGFPLPNVELLITDPDTGVVLPAGQTGMIEVRGPNVFKGYWGMPEKTKAELRDNGFFITGDIGRVDEDGYVHIVGRAKDLIISGGLNIYPREIEALLDEQPGVLESAVIGVPHPDFGEAVLAFVVPKPGHEPDLAAITKVSSENLARFKQPRELIILAELPRNTMGKVQKSLLRATYNDRFG from the coding sequence ATGCCTAATCCGCTCTACGACGCGCTTTTTTCACCGGGGCGCGAAAGCGATCGTACTTTTCTCATTACGGCGAACGGGGAGACGATCCGATATCGTGACTTCCATGCCTTGGCTTCACGCCAAGCGAATGTGCTTGTTAAAGCCGGTCTAGAGCCTGGAGATCGGCTGGCCGTTCAGGTCGAAAAGACGCCGGAGGCACTTGCTGTCTACGCAGCTTGCGTCATGGCTGGCATCGTGCTGCTGCCACTGAACACGGCCTATACGATGACTGAAATTGACTATTTCATATCGGACAGTGGCGCTCGAGTTGTCGTATGCGATCCTGGCATGGCAGATGGGCTAAAGCAGCGGGATATTACGGTTCTAACGCTTGACGCCGCGGGGATGGGGACCCTTTCCGAGCGCGCTGAACGAGAATTGCCCACATTTTCGGTCGTAGAGCGTGGTGGCGAGGATCTCGCTGCACTGCTTTACACTTCCGGCACCACGGGACGTTCAAAGGGCGCAATGCTTAGCCATGCGAACCTCCTGTCGAACGCGAAGACTCTCGCTGAGCTCTGGCGTTTTCAAAGCGACGACGTGCTACTGCACGCTCTGCCCATCTTTCATACCCATGGGCTATTCGTCGCCTGCAATGTAACTTTGATGGCTCAGGCTGCCATGATCTTTCTGCCCAAGTTCGATCTCTCAAGCATGTTGCAACTGATCCCGAAAGCGACTGTTTTGATGGGGGTTCCCACCTTTTACACTCGTCTGCTTGCGGACAAACGCTTCACCCGCGATCTCGTCTCGCATATGCGCCTGTTCGTATCGGGTTCAGCCCCATTGTTGGCTGAGACCCATGTAGATTTTGAAGCTCGGACCGCACATAGGATCCTTGAGCGCTATGGCATGACCGAGACCAACATGTCCGTGTCGAACCCTTATGATGGCGAGCGCCGACCAGGGACAGTCGGCTTTCCGCTGCCAAACGTTGAGCTGCTGATTACCGATCCGGATACCGGCGTAGTGCTCCCAGCCGGTCAAACCGGCATGATCGAGGTTCGCGGACCCAACGTTTTCAAAGGTTACTGGGGCATGCCAGAGAAAACCAAGGCAGAATTGCGCGACAACGGGTTCTTCATTACCGGTGACATCGGACGGGTTGACGAGGATGGTTATGTCCATATCGTTGGAAGGGCAAAAGACCTGATCATCTCTGGCGGGCTAAACATCTACCCGCGTGAGATTGAGGCACTGCTCGATGAGCAGCCCGGAGTTTTAGAAAGTGCGGTGATCGGTGTGCCGCATCCAGACTTTGGTGAGGCGGTTCTAGCATTCGTCGTTCCAAAGCCGGGCCACGAGCCCGATTTAGCTGCGATCACCAAGGTTTCGTCGGAGAATTTGGCACGCTTTAAGCAGCCAAGAGAACTAATTATTCTCGCTGAGTTGCCCCGGAATACGATGGGGAAAGTCCAAAAGTCGTTGCTTCGAGCGACATACAATGATCGTTTTGGGTAA